A single window of Paenibacillus sp. SYP-B4298 DNA harbors:
- a CDS encoding LutB/LldF family L-lactate oxidation iron-sulfur protein: MSAGGHGSALDERIGSGLKERTRQALGDEYLRKAVAYTTNKLKTGRLQAMDMFGDWEAWRERGRAIREHTINHLDYYLSQFADNVTKRGGNVYFCGGASDAVSTFMEIAGKHQAKLVAKGKSMVSEEIHLNHHLEHHEMEAIETDLGEYILQLAKETPSHLIIPAIHKNKQQIATLFTEASGQHFEPETKVLAEYARKKLRNYFLEADIGLTGCNFGVAETGSITLVENEGNGRMVSTVPKVHVVVMGMERLVPTMEDLEVVLNMLARSATGQKLTTYTSLITGPRRPEDLDGPEELHVIILDNGRSQQLGDPIFQEVLHCIRCAACLNVCPVYRHVGGHTYGTTYSGPIGAVLTPLIQQDMKEAGTLSYASSLCGACYEACPMKIPLHDMLVHLRHRKVKMKLTSLPERIAFKSYQTVFGNITLFKLATKIGYYLQQPLVRGGMIKSGPPPLSGWTQSRFLPMLPKKAFRDRWAELQQELAASRSSGADGSVSNQEGTGAGKKGGASR; encoded by the coding sequence ATGAGTGCAGGGGGGCATGGATCAGCACTGGATGAACGGATCGGCTCGGGGCTGAAGGAGCGGACACGGCAGGCGCTTGGGGACGAATATTTGCGCAAGGCGGTTGCCTATACGACGAATAAGCTCAAGACCGGCAGGCTGCAGGCGATGGATATGTTCGGCGACTGGGAGGCCTGGCGCGAGCGCGGTCGGGCGATCCGGGAGCATACGATTAACCATCTCGACTACTATTTGTCGCAGTTTGCGGACAATGTGACGAAGCGGGGCGGCAACGTCTATTTTTGCGGCGGGGCATCGGATGCTGTCAGCACGTTCATGGAGATTGCGGGCAAGCATCAGGCAAAGCTGGTAGCCAAGGGCAAATCGATGGTATCTGAGGAGATTCATCTGAACCACCATCTGGAGCATCATGAGATGGAAGCCATTGAGACCGATCTGGGTGAATATATCCTGCAACTGGCGAAGGAGACGCCCTCTCATCTGATCATTCCGGCTATTCACAAGAACAAGCAGCAGATTGCCACGCTGTTTACGGAGGCATCGGGTCAGCATTTTGAGCCGGAGACGAAGGTGCTGGCAGAGTATGCGCGCAAGAAGCTGCGCAATTATTTTCTGGAGGCGGACATTGGGCTGACGGGCTGCAACTTCGGTGTAGCGGAGACAGGCTCGATCACTCTGGTTGAAAATGAAGGCAATGGACGCATGGTGTCGACCGTGCCGAAGGTGCATGTCGTCGTCATGGGGATGGAGCGGCTCGTGCCGACGATGGAGGATCTGGAGGTCGTGCTCAATATGCTGGCGCGCAGCGCCACCGGACAGAAGCTGACCACCTACACCTCGCTCATTACCGGACCGAGGCGACCGGAGGATCTGGATGGGCCGGAGGAGCTGCATGTCATCATTCTGGATAACGGACGTTCCCAGCAGTTGGGCGATCCGATCTTTCAGGAGGTATTGCATTGCATCCGCTGTGCGGCTTGTCTCAATGTATGTCCGGTCTATCGTCATGTTGGCGGGCATACCTATGGCACGACCTACAGCGGGCCGATTGGAGCGGTGCTGACGCCATTGATCCAACAGGATATGAAGGAAGCGGGGACGCTGTCCTATGCGTCAAGCCTGTGCGGGGCATGCTATGAGGCTTGCCCGATGAAGATTCCGTTGCATGATATGCTCGTTCATCTGCGCCACCGCAAGGTGAAGATGAAGCTAACCTCACTACCGGAGCGGATCGCCTTCAAGTCGTATCAGACCGTATTCGGCAATATCACACTGTTCAAGCTGGCGACGAAGATAGGCTACTACTTGCAGCAGCCGCTCGTTCGCGGGGGGATGATCAAGTCCGGGCCGCCGCCGCTCTCCGGGTGGACGCAGTCGCGCTTTCTGCCGATGCTGCCCAAGAAGGCATTCCGTGATCGGTGGGCAGAGCTGCAGCAGGAGCTGGCTGCCAGCAGGAGCAGCGGCGCTGACGGAAGCGTGAGCAACCAGGAGGGCACAGGTGCCGGTAAGAAAGGGGGCGCGTC